The following are encoded together in the Planctomycetaceae bacterium genome:
- a CDS encoding serine O-acetyltransferase: MENDIQKFVKAIVDTYKDESGINFIDTTNLPLRDRILEVLGLLMEVIFPGYTGARDVTSSNVDFVVGDILYKVQSVLEEQIQRALLHQCRLKKSDCTSCKEMAKEVTQHLLGQLPNIRKLLKTDIQAAFEGDPAAASYEEIVLSYPGLKAITIHRIAHELYLKNVPLIPRIMTEHAHHETGIDINPGATIGERFFIDHGTGIVIGETAVIGNNVKIYQGVTLGALAPAKGQSLRGVKRHPTIEDDVTIYAAATILGDIVIGKGATIGGNVWIKDSVPAGVMVTMARPEPVYIQKKNKH; the protein is encoded by the coding sequence ATGGAAAATGATATTCAGAAATTTGTAAAGGCAATCGTAGATACTTACAAAGACGAGTCCGGCATAAATTTCATCGATACGACGAATTTACCGCTGCGTGACAGGATTCTTGAAGTGCTTGGCTTGCTGATGGAAGTAATTTTTCCCGGCTACACAGGCGCTAGGGATGTTACGAGTTCGAACGTGGATTTTGTTGTCGGCGATATTCTTTACAAGGTTCAAAGCGTTCTCGAAGAACAGATTCAGCGTGCGCTTCTTCATCAGTGCAGATTGAAGAAAAGCGACTGTACAAGCTGCAAGGAAATGGCCAAAGAAGTAACGCAGCATCTTTTGGGGCAATTGCCTAACATACGCAAACTGCTTAAAACCGATATTCAGGCTGCTTTTGAGGGCGACCCTGCGGCAGCCAGTTACGAAGAAATTGTGTTGAGTTATCCGGGCTTGAAAGCTATTACGATTCATAGAATTGCGCACGAGTTGTATTTGAAGAACGTGCCTCTTATTCCACGTATAATGACCGAACACGCTCATCACGAAACCGGAATCGATATAAATCCCGGCGCGACGATTGGCGAAAGATTTTTCATCGACCACGGCACGGGAATCGTAATTGGCGAAACTGCTGTGATTGGAAATAATGTAAAAATTTATCAGGGCGTTACGCTCGGTGCGCTTGCTCCGGCAAAAGGGCAGAGCCTTCGAGGTGTGAAACGTCATCCGACGATTGAAGACGATGTAACGATTTACGCTGCGGCGACAATTCTTGGCGATATTGTAATCGGCAAAGGCGCGACGATAGGCGGTAACGTATGGATTAAAGATTCTGTGCCGGCAGGTGTTATGGTTACAATGGCAAGACCGGAACCGGTTTATATTCAGAAGAAAAATAAACACTGA
- the nadA gene encoding quinolinate synthase NadA encodes MADKIIEKINTLKKKKNAIILAHNYQIGEVQDIADVCGDSLELSRKAANNNADVIVFCGVLFMAETASILSPNKTVLLPDKNAGCPMADMIDAKQLTELKAKYPDAVVVCYVNSSAEVKAISDYCCTSSNAVDVVNAIDADKKIIFVPDKNLGQVVKERTGRDIVLWLGYCPTHHHASAEDLQKTKSTYPDAMVLAHPECPVEIRNCADLLLSTGQMLNYVKNSDRREFIITTEVGIIHTLKKQNPEKVFYPASERFVCPNMKKITLEKILFALEDNKYVIKVPDEIADKARGALERMVAVVPKG; translated from the coding sequence ATGGCAGACAAAATAATTGAAAAAATAAATACGCTCAAGAAAAAGAAGAACGCGATAATTCTCGCTCATAACTATCAAATCGGCGAAGTTCAGGATATTGCCGATGTTTGCGGCGATTCGCTTGAATTGAGTCGAAAAGCGGCGAACAACAACGCGGATGTGATTGTATTCTGCGGCGTTTTGTTTATGGCTGAAACAGCGAGCATTTTGTCCCCGAACAAAACTGTTTTACTGCCGGATAAAAACGCCGGCTGCCCGATGGCTGATATGATTGACGCAAAACAACTTACCGAGTTGAAGGCGAAATATCCGGATGCTGTTGTTGTTTGTTATGTGAACAGTTCGGCGGAAGTTAAAGCTATCAGCGATTATTGCTGCACGAGTTCAAACGCGGTTGATGTTGTAAACGCGATTGACGCTGACAAAAAGATTATCTTTGTGCCGGATAAAAATCTCGGTCAGGTTGTTAAAGAGCGTACCGGCAGAGATATTGTTCTTTGGCTGGGGTATTGCCCGACACATCATCATGCATCGGCGGAAGATTTGCAGAAAACAAAATCTACGTATCCTGACGCGATGGTTCTGGCGCATCCGGAGTGTCCGGTGGAAATAAGAAATTGTGCCGATTTGCTTTTGAGTACCGGTCAAATGCTCAACTATGTTAAAAACAGCGACAGACGTGAGTTTATCATCACCACTGAAGTTGGAATTATTCATACACTGAAAAAGCAAAATCCGGAGAAAGTTTTTTATCCGGCCAGCGAGCGATTTGTTTGTCCGAATATGAAAAAGATTACGCTGGAAAAGATTTTATTCGCTCTGGAAGATAATAAGTATGTAATAAAAGTGCCTGACGAAATCGCGGATAAAGCGAGAGGGGCACTTGAGAGAATGGTGGCGGTTGTGCCGAAAGGATAG
- a CDS encoding Rrf2 family transcriptional regulator: MKLSTRTRYGMRALLELALAHNAGPLQIKVIAERQNISNKYLEQLVAMLKTAGLVRSIRGPHGGYVLAKPPDEIKLLDVFKTLEGSTLTVECVDQEHICDNQSDCITRKLWMEINQAIITVLESKTLGDLVKMSEISGGKMSYQI; encoded by the coding sequence ATGAAACTTTCGACAAGAACACGATACGGGATGCGGGCACTGCTGGAATTGGCATTGGCTCATAATGCCGGGCCTTTGCAGATAAAGGTAATTGCCGAGCGTCAAAATATTTCGAATAAATATTTGGAGCAGTTGGTAGCTATGCTGAAAACAGCAGGTCTGGTGCGGAGTATTCGCGGGCCGCACGGCGGGTATGTTCTGGCGAAGCCGCCGGATGAAATCAAGCTGCTGGATGTTTTCAAAACTCTTGAAGGCTCAACACTTACAGTCGAGTGTGTTGACCAGGAGCATATTTGTGATAATCAGTCAGACTGTATAACAAGGAAGTTGTGGATGGAAATTAATCAGGCGATAATTACTGTGCTTGAAAGCAAAACGCTTGGCGACCTGGTGAAGATGAGCGAAATAAGCGGCGGAAAAATGAGTTATCAAATTTAA
- a CDS encoding O-acetylhomoserine aminocarboxypropyltransferase/cysteine synthase translates to MDERKYHLETLALHAGQEVDQTTLSRAVPIYQTSSYLFKDTNHAADLFGLKEFGNIYTRLMNPTTDVLEKRLAALEGGVAGLAFSSGMAAITAAVLNICQAGQHFVSASTLYGGTVTLFGHTLAKMGIEVSFVNPSKPEEFEKAIKSNTRLIYIESCANPKNNIPDFEKIVAVAHKHNLPVICDNTTMSPMLFRPIEYGVDIVVHSCTKIIGGHGTSIGGVIIDSGKFNWANGKFPELTEPDASYHGVKYFEQFGGMAYILKARLQLLRDMGACLSPFNSFLLLQGVETLHLRAPRHCENAMALAKWLEKNKAVSWVNYPGLESHPDYALAKKYFPNGQGAMLGFGIKGGRKAGEKFINNVKLASHLANILDSKTLVIHPASTTHQQLSDEEQIAAGVSPDFIRVSVGTEHIDDIINDFEYALNKAKE, encoded by the coding sequence ATGGATGAAAGAAAATATCATTTAGAAACATTGGCTTTGCACGCAGGTCAGGAAGTTGACCAGACGACATTAAGCAGGGCGGTGCCGATTTATCAGACGAGCAGTTATTTGTTCAAAGATACCAATCATGCGGCTGATTTGTTTGGACTGAAAGAATTTGGCAATATTTATACGCGATTAATGAATCCAACGACTGACGTTTTGGAAAAAAGGCTTGCCGCTCTTGAGGGCGGAGTTGCGGGGCTGGCGTTTAGTTCCGGAATGGCTGCGATTACCGCGGCGGTTTTAAATATTTGTCAGGCAGGTCAGCATTTTGTTTCGGCCAGTACGCTTTACGGCGGAACGGTTACGCTTTTCGGTCATACTTTGGCTAAGATGGGAATAGAGGTAAGTTTTGTAAACCCGTCGAAGCCGGAGGAATTTGAAAAGGCGATTAAAAGTAATACACGGCTGATTTATATTGAAAGCTGCGCGAATCCGAAAAACAATATTCCGGATTTCGAGAAAATTGTTGCTGTTGCGCACAAGCATAATCTGCCAGTGATTTGCGATAATACCACAATGTCGCCAATGCTTTTCAGGCCGATTGAGTATGGCGTTGATATTGTTGTGCATAGCTGTACGAAAATAATCGGCGGGCACGGCACGAGTATCGGCGGGGTTATAATCGATTCAGGAAAATTTAACTGGGCGAATGGTAAATTTCCGGAACTGACAGAGCCTGACGCAAGTTATCACGGTGTGAAATATTTTGAACAATTCGGCGGTATGGCGTATATATTAAAGGCGAGATTGCAGTTGCTTCGCGATATGGGCGCGTGCTTGTCGCCGTTTAATTCGTTTCTGCTCTTGCAGGGAGTTGAAACTTTGCACTTGCGGGCGCCGCGGCATTGCGAAAACGCGATGGCTTTGGCAAAATGGCTTGAAAAGAATAAAGCCGTGAGTTGGGTTAATTATCCGGGACTTGAGTCGCATCCGGATTATGCTCTTGCGAAAAAATATTTTCCTAATGGGCAGGGTGCTATGCTGGGCTTTGGTATTAAAGGCGGCAGGAAAGCAGGCGAGAAATTTATTAATAACGTTAAGCTTGCAAGTCATCTTGCAAATATTCTCGACAGCAAAACGCTGGTCATTCATCCGGCGAGTACGACTCATCAGCAGTTGAGCGATGAAGAGCAAATCGCGGCCGGTGTAAGCCCGGACTTTATTCGTGTCTCTGTCGGAACAGAACACATTGATGACATTATTAACGATTTTGAATATGCTTTAAATAAGGCAAAGGAATAG
- the cysK gene encoding cysteine synthase A produces the protein MAKIYNSLIDTIGNTPLVRINALNTTEAQVLAKIEYFNPCSSIKDRIGLAMVEAAEKQGKINKQTTIVEPTSGNTGIGLAFVCAVKGYKLKLVMPESMSIERRKLFKIFGAEVVLTPAAEGMKGAVAEAQRLVDNTDNTIILQQFENPANPEIHRKTTAEEIWRDTDGTVDIFVAGVGTGGTITGVGQVLKKYKPAVKIVAVEPDSSPVLSGGKAGLHKIQGIGAGFVPKVLDRSILDEVICVKNEDALGTAKQLALKEGMLCGISSGANVFAALQIAARPENKGKVIVTIICDTGERYISTELFQ, from the coding sequence ATGGCGAAGATATATAACAGCTTAATCGATACCATCGGCAATACGCCTCTTGTGCGTATAAACGCTTTAAACACGACCGAAGCACAGGTTTTAGCGAAAATTGAATATTTCAATCCGTGCAGTTCGATAAAGGACCGGATTGGTCTTGCGATGGTTGAAGCCGCTGAAAAGCAGGGCAAAATCAACAAGCAAACTACTATAGTTGAGCCGACCAGTGGAAACACTGGAATCGGTTTGGCGTTTGTTTGTGCGGTAAAGGGATATAAGCTGAAATTGGTGATGCCGGAATCGATGAGTATTGAACGGCGAAAACTGTTCAAAATCTTCGGAGCGGAAGTTGTTTTGACTCCTGCGGCTGAAGGTATGAAAGGCGCGGTTGCCGAGGCTCAAAGGCTTGTAGATAATACGGATAACACGATTATACTTCAGCAGTTTGAGAATCCTGCGAATCCTGAAATCCATCGCAAAACGACGGCGGAAGAAATTTGGCGGGATACTGACGGAACGGTCGATATATTTGTTGCCGGAGTCGGTACAGGTGGTACAATTACCGGCGTTGGTCAGGTGCTGAAGAAGTACAAACCTGCGGTGAAGATTGTAGCGGTTGAGCCGGACAGTTCACCGGTGCTTTCCGGCGGAAAGGCCGGCCTGCACAAGATTCAGGGCATTGGTGCCGGTTTTGTACCAAAGGTACTGGATAGGTCGATTTTGGATGAAGTAATCTGCGTCAAAAACGAGGATGCTCTGGGAACCGCCAAACAGCTTGCTCTTAAAGAGGGGATGCTCTGCGGTATAAGTTCCGGCGCAAATGTTTTCGCGGCTTTGCAGATTGCGGCCAGACCTGAAAATAAAGGAAAAGTTATTGTTACGATAATTTGCGATACTGGCGAAAGATATATTTCTACGGAATTGTTTCAATAG